In Stieleria varia, one genomic interval encodes:
- a CDS encoding FG-GAP-like repeat-containing protein translates to MPLPHGFIRPRRSRSTKRCPGKRPLSLQSLERRQMLAAEIEPNEATVDATVFVAGDVLEGRLSRTDDVDFFRTTLLQGQRFLIDTFNINAPRFDPTLPPGLEILNDAGETMSTSFDGRDISLVAPSTGQYFVRITSQNAFGTFVGDYGMQSTVNNPATRTEAEPNDSVAQANAAALGQIVNGSINDLIDVDTYIVDAQNGDSIVVAFAGLPQHSPAVTVRTATGQVLGQGSDGNGVAVSVPTGGQIYVTMSSRNTQGNFTGEYSTVINRFADSRVARDVGDSFADADLYRSTDLRETITGVLSNPGDADFYSFEINGIEFLNFSVQASGSEQIVETGKELRLYNQYGQMIRHSSTGQLDTEFTDALVPGRYFIEVLAASPVGTGAYALSYATRTNFSLQRDNAVNYFDFDGTDSYFGFDRVANYAVPAAQDYVVGVFESRYEVYDVETTLTKPLDGNERVASGIGDFGDIGAGGLGGGGRGTRSSQGTAVNSALETSANNISYLTTPTIMHEFGHATGLPHARDAQGLMSYVGSTEYLPVGGAYAFQGTDSRRPGTSVYDVRDYLDWALQPGAQIHRSEQQDSTGPLNLDPFYIEMTLDHSVVALHDTEGRPFDIVTGDFNADGRDDIAVANDVENSISVFLTAADGSLGTPTTVAIGGDITRWTEPLEIGDLDGDGDADLVVAVYGARNVTVLLSNGDGSFANAMTYAVPREPQGLELVDINLDGRLDIVAVTVATQTGYTYLGAGDGTFSAGPNFLTGDNTYSVSSGDFNGDGRIDLVAANANSNTVSLLSGTGSGTFLPLNTLVVGDNPQSVVAADFDGDGLTDFAVASRDERRIDLFRARVGGSFTLNGSLDVPFDPFFLEADDVDGDGVIDLISAGYNTSAQVSLGLGNGQFTRLISLQAGGNEAIAAAIDLDGDGDKEFVVSNEGDNTIAIMEEIADDPRNDRSTVFSAIDDDDDVDTFQLTVTAGSRWTFDIDSAEFQYPLDAMLSIYGSNGQLLTLNDDGLDRNSGIESVDPFISHVFQTDDVVTIEVSGKLGSAGNYRFKVTPQRALDQDGPQINAVFPEYGSTINQTAELVFFFNDVLDPATLTDANISVVGANSGVHTGNVVFNPLDAALIWTADQALPVDSYTVTLNGDVGGITDLAGNLLDGEASSTFGFPQLSGDGATGGSFVMPFTISQLDNAPSQVRDASYLRDPYNRGRFQLNMTDNLSIASVHSAEFTLRGTGQDGLFNTADDTLLPLDATYDHVRQSFNPSLNLYSRGIPDSGRYLIQGTLEDAAGLRVQLNEPISVSGSVPESALFTDAALSSGGLTGSYVNSNLRGYAVEDDWRNSQTISGTRVDPQVAFSRAEFGVRSTVGITGGSADDNWDDFSVQWDGWIQIPTDGIQLVTRSDDGSRMWIDLNGDGNLNSADGELFDNGWGTGHRLLPGQLTPELAAGTYQIRIQYEETTGQEQMHFEWLLPGAPVDVDGFIHGPSVIDVSILPGSHVVTSSSNSVWVAFSGNIDVSTLTPSNLQLRRSPTPTFFDADDVVLVDSDGIIQWDPVTLKATLEFDRPLENGFYLLEANGDVGGITNTAGNLLDGEFLSSYIPGNNNPFIWNNTPSGDGIAGGDYRAAFSIAQPTLAIDVVNSTISEKGGVTAATLSRRFADLSAPMSVTLNISDSTELRTVSRTVIFPAGVESVPITFSAIDDDLLDGTQVVLVTATAIGILSGETEINVTDHETMNMRLSTSSLSEKAGSAVLTITRLDVRGEQTVTLLNSRPDKLSLPSSVTIPDGESTVTVQLMGIDNSILDGNQLATITANTPNMINSLVSIDVTDYEELTVDVIEDSMSERGGLSLATMTRTDPRGGLIATVRGVPGSQLSVPAFVQFLDGQTQSTPFTITAIDNDLLDGTRLVSVVGAAAGYIDGTDTVTITDHEELAFAFGSSTISELGGTTTGYLTRTDPSGDATVTLTSADATRLSVPVTVSFADGHTTSDLFTVSAIDNVLVDGNAAIDVTAQLDGYIDSVASITVQDHEPLSIAVLNEPIFENSGEVRFRLTRPAAGIESVVGLQGSVPQFFSLPSSVTFAESDVSIEFAAAIIDNDVVGVNRSVTVLANSPEYVSTSVTVAVAENDTPQLGLTLMSNQLIEGGTKTTARLTRNTRSEMTVRLDVSIADTLDLPRTIQFPAGRSFLDFEIRTINNDAADGTRDVSLVASAAGHPQVSVDLFVIDDEQPGFHWDTAGVNVVESGLAGTASLVLDVKPVGNVVINLESSDAQQLSLNKTSMTFTPDNWNVPQFLTVTAIDDITTEPNMTLSLIASIDVAASSSAFRSVADQSIPVAVSDNDLPAIVLSETDGSTIVNELGLSDSFALRLQTRPLTDVRLVVDGNRVPDVIFSPTELIFTPDNWDQPQQVEVSTPLDFDIDRNQIGEVFVSVDAAGSDPGYRNATRRILAAVHVDSVLNDLRIRRENASSVILIDETTDQIIRSTPADGTTLSVLNMGTRGERVYVEPISNGGLLFLDTAAGDDTVTLAEYDLGGIDGGLGNDTLIAVKPNATIRFDDSATGKWSNIERIDLSTSTSQSAVFSAPGVVAATDARNTLHVIASTGEQLSFVGSWSFETPVVIDGRMTHVLASQGAVIQLTNGSIWQNPVNHFDVDGGGDVTSLDALMIVNRLAQQASSELPGSPEPNNGDLFYDTNADGLATALDALNVINELAAQRARLSGELVEGHDASRVSIIDSSLSRVMEELDDENRDDEWSWQLF, encoded by the coding sequence ATGCCACTTCCCCACGGTTTCATCCGCCCACGACGTTCCCGATCGACGAAACGCTGTCCGGGCAAGCGGCCGCTGTCGCTGCAGTCCTTGGAACGCCGACAGATGCTGGCGGCGGAAATCGAACCCAACGAAGCGACCGTCGACGCGACCGTCTTCGTCGCCGGTGATGTATTGGAAGGCCGTTTGAGCCGAACCGACGACGTGGATTTCTTTCGAACAACGTTGCTGCAGGGGCAGCGTTTCCTGATCGATACGTTCAATATCAATGCACCGCGGTTCGATCCGACTCTGCCTCCGGGACTTGAGATCCTGAACGACGCCGGCGAAACCATGTCCACCTCGTTTGATGGACGCGACATCTCATTGGTGGCACCATCGACCGGTCAATATTTCGTCCGCATCACTTCGCAGAACGCTTTTGGAACGTTTGTGGGTGACTACGGCATGCAGTCGACGGTCAACAACCCTGCGACGCGCACCGAAGCCGAACCGAATGACTCGGTGGCTCAAGCGAACGCGGCCGCGCTGGGGCAGATCGTCAATGGCAGCATCAACGACTTGATCGATGTCGACACCTATATCGTCGATGCACAAAATGGTGACAGCATCGTCGTCGCCTTTGCCGGATTGCCACAGCACTCACCAGCGGTGACCGTACGAACGGCCACCGGACAAGTGTTGGGTCAGGGAAGCGACGGCAATGGAGTGGCCGTCAGCGTACCCACCGGCGGGCAGATCTACGTGACCATGTCGTCGCGAAACACTCAGGGCAACTTCACCGGCGAGTACTCCACCGTCATCAATCGCTTTGCCGATTCACGAGTGGCACGGGATGTCGGAGACAGTTTCGCAGATGCAGATCTCTACCGTTCAACGGATTTGCGTGAAACCATCACCGGAGTGCTCTCCAATCCAGGCGATGCGGACTTCTATTCATTCGAGATCAACGGCATCGAGTTCCTCAACTTCAGTGTTCAAGCGTCCGGCTCCGAGCAGATCGTCGAGACCGGCAAAGAACTGCGACTGTACAACCAGTACGGCCAAATGATTCGGCATTCATCGACCGGACAGTTGGACACGGAGTTCACCGATGCGTTGGTTCCCGGTCGCTACTTCATCGAAGTCCTGGCGGCGAGTCCCGTCGGAACGGGTGCTTATGCGTTGAGCTATGCGACGCGAACCAATTTTTCTCTGCAACGTGACAACGCCGTCAACTACTTCGATTTCGACGGGACCGATTCTTACTTTGGTTTCGATCGCGTCGCCAACTATGCCGTTCCCGCCGCGCAAGACTATGTCGTGGGCGTGTTCGAATCTCGCTACGAAGTCTACGACGTCGAAACGACATTGACAAAACCGCTTGATGGCAACGAGCGAGTAGCCTCGGGTATCGGAGATTTTGGCGACATCGGTGCGGGCGGCTTGGGCGGTGGCGGACGCGGAACCCGATCGAGTCAAGGGACTGCGGTGAACAGCGCGTTGGAAACCTCCGCCAACAACATCTCGTACCTGACGACGCCAACGATCATGCACGAATTCGGGCATGCGACTGGCCTGCCACACGCTCGTGATGCACAAGGATTGATGTCCTATGTGGGTTCGACCGAGTATCTGCCGGTCGGTGGTGCCTATGCTTTCCAAGGTACTGATTCCCGACGCCCCGGAACCTCTGTCTACGACGTACGCGACTACTTGGATTGGGCGTTGCAGCCGGGTGCACAGATCCATCGATCAGAGCAACAAGATTCCACCGGCCCATTGAATCTGGATCCGTTCTATATCGAGATGACGCTGGATCATTCCGTCGTCGCCTTGCATGACACGGAAGGCCGACCGTTTGACATTGTGACCGGCGATTTCAATGCCGATGGACGGGACGATATTGCCGTCGCGAACGACGTCGAAAACTCAATCAGCGTCTTTTTGACCGCCGCCGATGGATCGCTGGGCACCCCGACCACCGTCGCCATCGGTGGCGACATCACACGCTGGACAGAACCACTGGAAATCGGCGATTTGGACGGCGATGGTGACGCGGACTTGGTCGTCGCGGTTTACGGGGCAAGAAACGTGACGGTGTTGCTAAGCAACGGCGACGGCAGCTTTGCCAACGCCATGACCTACGCCGTTCCTCGCGAACCTCAAGGATTGGAACTCGTCGACATCAATCTCGACGGGCGATTGGACATCGTGGCCGTTACCGTTGCGACGCAGACGGGCTACACGTATTTGGGCGCCGGGGACGGCACGTTCAGCGCCGGACCAAACTTCTTGACGGGCGACAATACGTACTCGGTCAGCTCGGGTGACTTCAACGGTGACGGGCGGATCGACTTGGTCGCCGCCAACGCAAATTCGAACACGGTCAGTCTGTTGTCGGGAACCGGATCCGGAACATTCTTGCCCCTGAACACCTTGGTTGTCGGCGACAATCCGCAAAGCGTCGTCGCGGCTGACTTCGACGGAGATGGACTGACAGATTTTGCGGTTGCCAGCAGGGACGAGAGAAGGATCGATTTGTTCCGTGCCCGCGTCGGCGGCTCGTTTACCTTGAACGGTTCGCTCGATGTTCCCTTTGATCCATTTTTCTTGGAAGCCGACGACGTCGATGGCGACGGTGTGATCGACTTGATCTCGGCAGGATACAACACGTCGGCCCAAGTGAGCCTGGGATTGGGTAATGGTCAATTCACCCGTTTGATCAGCTTACAGGCGGGCGGAAACGAAGCCATCGCGGCAGCGATCGACTTGGATGGCGACGGCGACAAAGAGTTTGTTGTTTCCAATGAAGGCGACAACACGATTGCCATCATGGAAGAGATTGCCGACGACCCGCGGAATGATCGCAGTACTGTTTTCAGTGCGATCGACGACGACGACGACGTCGATACGTTTCAATTGACCGTCACGGCGGGCAGTCGATGGACGTTCGATATCGATTCGGCTGAGTTTCAGTATCCGCTCGATGCCATGCTCAGTATTTATGGTTCCAATGGTCAACTGCTGACACTCAATGATGATGGGCTGGATCGCAACTCGGGAATTGAGTCGGTCGATCCGTTCATCTCGCATGTCTTCCAAACCGATGACGTGGTGACGATCGAGGTCTCTGGGAAACTGGGATCGGCAGGAAACTATCGATTCAAGGTCACTCCGCAGCGAGCATTGGACCAAGACGGACCACAGATCAACGCCGTCTTTCCTGAGTACGGCTCAACGATCAATCAGACCGCCGAGCTGGTGTTCTTTTTCAATGATGTACTCGATCCGGCCACACTGACCGACGCAAACATCTCCGTTGTCGGTGCCAACAGTGGTGTCCACACAGGGAACGTCGTTTTCAATCCGTTGGACGCGGCCCTGATCTGGACCGCAGATCAAGCGTTGCCGGTGGACTCGTACACGGTGACACTCAATGGAGATGTGGGTGGAATCACCGACCTCGCAGGTAATTTGCTGGACGGCGAAGCGAGCAGCACGTTCGGGTTTCCGCAACTGAGCGGTGACGGGGCGACCGGCGGATCCTTTGTGATGCCGTTCACGATCTCGCAATTGGACAATGCACCTTCGCAAGTCCGCGATGCTTCCTACTTGCGTGACCCGTACAATCGCGGTCGGTTTCAGTTGAACATGACCGACAATCTGTCGATCGCCAGTGTCCACAGTGCAGAATTCACGCTGCGGGGAACCGGCCAAGACGGACTGTTCAATACGGCCGATGACACTCTGCTGCCGTTGGATGCAACCTACGACCATGTCAGACAGTCCTTCAATCCCAGCTTGAATTTGTACTCCCGAGGCATTCCGGATTCGGGAAGGTACTTGATTCAAGGGACGTTGGAGGACGCCGCCGGCCTGCGGGTTCAATTGAATGAACCGATCAGCGTGTCCGGTTCCGTTCCCGAGTCGGCTTTGTTCACCGATGCCGCCCTGTCGTCTGGCGGCCTGACGGGCTCATATGTCAACTCCAACCTTCGCGGCTATGCGGTCGAAGACGACTGGCGGAACAGTCAAACCATTTCAGGCACAAGGGTCGACCCTCAAGTCGCTTTCAGTCGTGCCGAATTTGGTGTACGTTCCACCGTGGGGATCACCGGAGGCAGCGCGGACGACAATTGGGATGACTTTTCCGTCCAGTGGGACGGCTGGATTCAAATACCGACCGATGGAATTCAGTTGGTCACCCGCAGCGACGATGGCAGCCGCATGTGGATCGACTTGAATGGGGACGGAAACCTGAACTCTGCCGACGGTGAACTTTTTGACAACGGTTGGGGAACAGGGCACCGATTGTTGCCCGGTCAACTGACGCCCGAGCTAGCCGCTGGCACCTATCAAATTCGTATTCAATACGAGGAAACCACCGGCCAGGAGCAAATGCATTTTGAATGGTTGTTGCCGGGAGCCCCCGTCGATGTCGATGGATTCATTCACGGACCGTCGGTGATCGATGTTTCGATTCTGCCAGGATCGCACGTCGTCACTTCATCCTCCAACTCCGTCTGGGTTGCTTTCAGCGGCAACATCGATGTGAGCACATTGACTCCGTCGAACCTGCAGCTTCGACGCAGCCCGACTCCAACCTTCTTCGACGCCGATGATGTCGTGCTCGTTGATTCGGACGGAATCATCCAGTGGGATCCGGTCACGCTCAAAGCGACTTTGGAATTCGATCGGCCACTGGAAAATGGGTTCTATCTGTTGGAAGCCAATGGGGATGTGGGCGGCATCACCAACACGGCCGGCAACCTGCTCGACGGTGAGTTCTTGAGCAGCTATATCCCGGGCAACAACAACCCATTCATATGGAATAATACGCCATCGGGCGACGGAATTGCCGGTGGAGACTATCGAGCCGCATTCAGCATCGCGCAGCCCACCCTGGCCATCGACGTTGTCAATTCGACGATCAGCGAGAAAGGCGGAGTGACTGCGGCTACTTTATCGCGACGATTCGCTGATTTGAGCGCGCCGATGTCGGTCACGCTCAACATCTCAGACTCGACCGAGTTGAGGACTGTCTCTCGCACGGTCATTTTCCCCGCTGGCGTGGAGTCGGTCCCCATCACCTTCTCCGCCATCGATGATGACTTGCTCGATGGCACCCAAGTGGTTTTGGTGACCGCGACGGCGATCGGTATCTTGTCGGGCGAGACAGAGATCAACGTGACCGACCACGAGACGATGAACATGCGGCTTTCCACATCGAGTTTGAGCGAGAAAGCCGGCTCGGCCGTTCTAACCATCACTCGATTGGACGTGCGTGGCGAACAAACCGTCACACTGCTCAACAGCCGGCCTGATAAGCTCAGCCTACCATCGAGCGTGACCATTCCAGATGGTGAGTCAACGGTAACCGTGCAGTTGATGGGAATCGACAACTCGATTCTGGACGGCAACCAATTGGCGACGATCACCGCCAACACGCCCAACATGATCAATTCGTTGGTCAGCATTGATGTGACCGACTACGAAGAATTGACCGTTGATGTCATCGAAGACAGCATGAGCGAAAGGGGCGGCCTATCGCTGGCAACAATGACGCGAACCGATCCGCGAGGCGGCTTGATCGCCACCGTCCGAGGAGTTCCCGGCAGCCAATTGAGCGTCCCGGCGTTCGTGCAGTTCTTGGATGGGCAAACTCAATCCACGCCGTTCACCATCACAGCCATCGACAACGATTTGCTCGATGGCACACGTCTGGTATCGGTGGTCGGTGCTGCGGCTGGTTACATCGACGGCACAGACACAGTGACCATCACGGATCACGAAGAGCTTGCGTTTGCCTTTGGCAGCTCCACCATCAGTGAGCTGGGTGGAACGACCACTGGTTACTTGACACGAACCGACCCAAGTGGCGATGCGACGGTAACACTGACTTCAGCCGATGCCACGCGGCTTTCGGTTCCGGTAACCGTATCGTTTGCCGATGGCCATACGACATCCGATCTGTTTACGGTTTCAGCGATCGACAATGTGTTGGTGGACGGCAACGCTGCGATCGATGTCACCGCACAGTTGGACGGATACATTGACAGTGTCGCATCCATCACCGTCCAAGATCACGAGCCCCTGTCGATCGCGGTGCTCAACGAACCGATCTTTGAGAACTCGGGCGAGGTCCGCTTTCGTTTGACCCGACCGGCGGCCGGGATCGAATCGGTCGTGGGTCTCCAAGGTTCCGTCCCGCAGTTCTTTTCCCTCCCAAGTTCTGTCACATTTGCCGAATCAGATGTCTCCATTGAATTCGCAGCAGCGATCATCGACAACGACGTCGTGGGTGTGAATCGCAGCGTGACCGTCCTTGCGAATTCACCTGAATACGTTTCGACGTCCGTCACCGTCGCAGTAGCAGAAAACGACACACCCCAACTCGGCCTGACTCTGATGAGCAACCAGTTGATCGAGGGTGGTACCAAGACAACGGCACGCTTGACTCGCAATACACGCAGCGAGATGACTGTGCGTTTGGATGTGTCCATCGCCGACACGTTGGACCTTCCTCGAACCATTCAGTTTCCTGCCGGTCGTTCGTTTCTCGACTTTGAGATTCGGACGATCAACAACGATGCCGCCGATGGGACCCGCGACGTGTCCCTCGTCGCTAGCGCCGCGGGGCACCCTCAAGTATCGGTCGACTTGTTTGTGATCGATGACGAGCAGCCGGGATTTCACTGGGACACTGCTGGTGTGAACGTGGTCGAATCTGGTTTGGCTGGAACAGCTTCACTGGTCTTGGACGTGAAGCCGGTCGGCAATGTGGTGATCAACCTTGAGTCGTCGGACGCTCAGCAGTTGAGTTTGAACAAGACATCCATGACATTCACTCCCGATAACTGGAATGTCCCGCAGTTCCTCACGGTGACCGCGATCGACGACATCACGACTGAGCCGAACATGACGTTGTCGCTGATTGCTTCGATCGATGTGGCTGCATCAAGTTCGGCTTTCCGATCCGTCGCCGATCAAAGCATCCCGGTCGCTGTGAGCGACAACGACTTGCCTGCGATCGTTTTGTCGGAGACGGATGGTTCGACGATCGTGAACGAACTTGGGCTTTCCGATTCGTTCGCACTCCGTTTGCAAACACGACCGCTGACGGACGTGCGATTGGTCGTCGATGGAAACAGAGTTCCCGATGTGATCTTTAGTCCAACCGAGCTGATTTTCACCCCGGACAACTGGGATCAACCACAGCAAGTTGAAGTCAGCACCCCGTTGGACTTTGACATCGACCGCAATCAAATCGGAGAGGTCTTTGTCAGCGTCGACGCCGCCGGCAGTGATCCCGGCTATCGAAATGCGACACGACGAATTCTGGCCGCAGTCCACGTCGATTCTGTTTTGAACGACTTGCGAATTCGTCGTGAGAACGCCTCGTCGGTGATTTTGATCGACGAGACGACCGATCAAATCATTCGCAGCACCCCAGCCGACGGGACGACGCTGAGCGTGCTGAACATGGGGACAAGGGGCGAACGCGTGTATGTGGAACCGATCTCCAATGGCGGACTACTGTTTCTCGATACCGCCGCCGGCGACGACACCGTCACTTTGGCGGAATACGATCTGGGTGGAATCGACGGCGGACTCGGCAACGACACACTGATCGCGGTAAAACCCAACGCGACCATCCGATTTGACGATTCGGCAACGGGAAAATGGTCCAACATCGAGCGGATCGATTTGTCGACCTCGACGTCACAGTCCGCTGTGTTCTCCGCCCCCGGGGTGGTTGCAGCAACGGATGCTCGCAACACACTGCACGTGATCGCGTCCACCGGCGAGCAGTTGAGTTTCGTGGGCAGTTGGAGTTTTGAGACGCCGGTGGTGATCGATGGCCGAATGACTCATGTCTTGGCCAGTCAGGGAGCCGTCATCCAATTGACCAATGGCAGCATCTGGCAAAACCCGGTGAATCACTTCGACGTCGATGGCGGCGGCGATGTCACCTCACTTGACGCATTGATGATCGTCAATCGATTGGCACAACAAGCCAGCAGCGAGCTGCCGGGATCACCTGAGCCGAACAACGGCGACCTGTTCTACGACACCAATGCCGATGGATTAGCAACGGCGTTGGACGCACTGAACGTGATCAACGAATTGGCAGCACAGCGAGCCCGCCTATCGGGTGAACTTGTTGAGGGTCACGACGCCTCCCGGGTTTCAATCATCGACTCGTCTTTGTCTCGTGTGATGGAAGAACTGGATGACGAGAACAGGGATGACGAATGGTCGTGGCAGCTTTTCTAG
- a CDS encoding alpha-1,2-fucosyltransferase, translating to MHPPQIIIARSYGQLGNRLFLYGHMIAAARHYGAELLNPCFAEYARLFETTAGDLWCRYPVVTAEADSQDKPSPADAAQAPSTRSRRLLAQAIERSAKLLAATRWNSRGLGVLKLGRDVACDLADSTFEQKLRSHRRLLTHGWLFRSETLFRRHADEVRSHLRPAECHRQNIARCITHARADTDVLVGVHIRRGDYATFQNGQYFFDDECYRRWMHQCAEQFDGRRVTFLVCSNAPVDAEQFPGLNIVQGPGHLLEDMYTLAETDFMIGPPSTFTGWAAFMGGNALQYLQSKTDSVSVPDRIVRRRDHTLESAA from the coding sequence ATGCACCCGCCCCAAATCATCATCGCACGCAGCTATGGCCAGTTGGGCAACCGGCTTTTCCTGTACGGACACATGATCGCCGCCGCCCGACACTATGGTGCCGAGCTGCTCAATCCATGTTTCGCGGAATACGCGCGCCTTTTTGAGACCACGGCTGGCGATTTGTGGTGCCGCTACCCGGTCGTGACAGCGGAGGCAGATTCGCAGGACAAACCGTCTCCAGCAGATGCTGCCCAGGCACCGTCGACACGATCACGTCGCTTGCTTGCTCAAGCCATCGAGCGGTCCGCAAAACTGCTGGCGGCGACACGTTGGAATTCTCGCGGGTTAGGGGTTTTGAAATTGGGGCGGGACGTCGCGTGTGACTTGGCCGATTCCACGTTTGAACAAAAGCTGCGTTCCCATCGACGACTGCTGACTCACGGCTGGCTCTTTCGTAGCGAGACCTTGTTCCGACGGCACGCAGATGAGGTGCGATCACATCTGCGTCCTGCCGAGTGTCACCGGCAAAACATTGCTCGCTGCATCACCCACGCCAGGGCCGACACGGACGTGTTGGTCGGCGTGCACATTCGACGCGGCGACTACGCGACCTTTCAAAACGGTCAGTATTTTTTTGACGATGAATGCTACCGACGTTGGATGCATCAATGTGCGGAACAGTTTGATGGACGCAGGGTGACGTTTCTGGTGTGCAGTAACGCTCCGGTCGACGCCGAGCAATTTCCTGGATTGAACATTGTGCAGGGACCTGGCCACTTGCTCGAAGACATGTACACGCTGGCGGAAACCGATTTCATGATCGGTCCTCCCAGCACGTTCACCGGCTGGGCCGCGTTCATGGGTGGCAACGCGCTGCAGTATCTGCAAAGCAAGACGGATTCGGTGTCCGTACCGGATCGCATTGTTCGACGTCGCGATCATACGCTGGAGTCCGCGGCGTGA
- a CDS encoding 3-hydroxyacyl-CoA dehydrogenase, translated as MPQDSTLETLPPVFLIGAGVVGTAIAQSHLDAGVAFCIGDQDADVLQQAAQQLVLPSDNWSITQRQIPGLSLPGLCVQDESIDIRTRPWIVIESVVERLDVKQTLFNVVGGVFGASAAYCSNTSNLRIADIAAGLNDASGFCGMHFFMPVTERHAVEIVGHDGTSQPTLTRASTHARRLNKEPIEVADGPGFLVNRMLSPYINQSMLLLTTGASADQIAAGAAAFGMPMSPLELIDWIGSRTLFHAGRAFWQAFPHRLSPSPMVAGLVKNDRPGRAAGRGFYDYVGGLRSENLAPITRELIERYRTDQRVYSLTDIEHLLAIPMWIEGIAALAEGVANGPEQIDIAMRCGLGYRHPLGWNGYFEALGKTQMDSAIAKWSDAFASMRMPSPDST; from the coding sequence GTGCCTCAAGACTCAACACTCGAAACGTTGCCTCCCGTCTTTCTGATCGGAGCCGGCGTGGTCGGTACCGCGATCGCACAATCGCATCTGGACGCCGGCGTTGCGTTCTGCATTGGCGATCAGGACGCAGACGTGTTGCAGCAAGCTGCCCAGCAGCTCGTGTTGCCCAGTGACAACTGGAGTATCACTCAGCGTCAGATCCCAGGTTTGTCACTTCCTGGTCTCTGCGTTCAAGACGAGTCGATTGACATCCGGACGCGGCCATGGATCGTCATCGAGTCGGTCGTCGAACGCTTGGACGTCAAGCAAACCTTGTTCAATGTTGTCGGAGGCGTGTTTGGGGCGAGTGCAGCGTATTGCAGCAACACGTCCAATCTACGGATCGCCGACATCGCGGCGGGACTTAACGACGCGAGCGGGTTTTGTGGGATGCATTTTTTCATGCCCGTTACCGAGCGTCACGCGGTTGAGATTGTGGGGCATGATGGCACTTCACAACCAACACTGACAAGGGCGTCAACGCACGCGAGGCGATTGAACAAGGAGCCGATCGAGGTCGCCGATGGTCCAGGCTTTTTGGTCAATCGGATGCTTTCCCCCTACATCAATCAATCAATGCTGCTGCTGACGACCGGTGCATCAGCCGATCAAATCGCTGCGGGGGCTGCCGCGTTTGGAATGCCGATGAGCCCGCTGGAGTTGATCGACTGGATCGGTTCGCGGACATTGTTCCACGCGGGTCGGGCGTTCTGGCAAGCTTTTCCACATCGCTTGAGTCCTTCGCCCATGGTCGCAGGTTTGGTCAAGAATGATCGCCCCGGTCGTGCCGCAGGCCGAGGTTTCTATGACTACGTCGGCGGATTACGATCCGAAAATCTTGCCCCCATCACACGCGAATTGATCGAACGCTACCGGACCGATCAGCGTGTCTACTCGCTCACGGATATCGAGCATTTGTTGGCCATTCCGATGTGGATCGAAGGCATCGCGGCCCTGGCCGAGGGCGTTGCCAATGGTCCCGAGCAAATCGATATCGCAATGCGGTGTGGCTTGGGGTACCGGCATCCGCTAGGCTGGAACGGCTACTTTGAGGCGCTGGGCAAAACGCAAATGGACTCCGCGATAGCAAAATGGTCCGACGCGTTTGCTTCGATGAGAATGCCTAGCCCTGATTCAACATGA